In one window of Myotis daubentonii chromosome 13, mMyoDau2.1, whole genome shotgun sequence DNA:
- the NDST2 gene encoding bifunctional heparan sulfate N-deacetylase/N-sulfotransferase 2 isoform X2: protein MLKLWKVVRPARQLELHRLILLLIAFSLGSMGFLAYYVSTSPKAKEPLPLPLGDCSSGGVAGPGPVRPPVPPRPPRPPETVRTEPVVLVFVESAYSQLGQEIVAILESSRFRYSTELAPGRGDMPTLTDHSRGRFVLVIYENLLKYVNLDAWSRERLDRYCVEYGVGIIGFFRAHEHSLVSAQLKGFPLFLYSNLGLRDYQVNPSAPLLHLTRPSRLEPGPLPGDDWTVFQSNHSTYEPVLLASLQSAEPPVPGPVPRRARLPTVVQDLGLHDGIQRVLFGHGLSFWLHKLVFVDAVAYLTGKRLCLDLDRYILVDIDDIFVGKEGTRMKVADVEALLTTQNKLRTLVPNFTFNLGFSGKFYHTGTEEEDAGDDMLLKHRREFWWFPHMWSHMQPHLFHNRSVLADQMRLNKQFAVVLPRQTCGLFTHTIFYNEYPGGSRELDRSIRGGELFLTVLLNPISIFMTHLSNYGNDRLGLYTFESLVRFLQCWTRLRLQTLPPVPLAQKYFELFPQERSPLWQNPCDDKRHKDIWSKEKTCDRLPKFLIVGPQKTGTTAVHFFLSLHPAVTSNFPSPSTFEEIQFFSGPNYHKGIDWYMDFFPVPSNASTDFLFEKSATYFDSEVVPRRGAALLPRAKIITVLTNPADRAYSWYQHQRAHGDPAALNYTFYQVISASSQAPLALRSLQKRCLVPGYYSTHLQRWLTYYPSGQLLIMDGEELRTNPAASMENIQKFLGITPFQNYTQTLRFDEGKGFWCQGLEGGKTRCLGKSKGRRYPDMDSESRLFLTDFFRNHNLELSKLLNRLGQPVPSWLQEELQHSSLG from the exons atgcTCAAGCTGTGGAAGGTGGTACGCCCAGCTCGACAGCTGGAACTGCATCGCCTCATACTGTTGCTAATCGCTTTCAGTCTGGGCTCCATGGGCTTCCTGGCTTACTACGTATCCACCAGCCCCAAGGCCAAGGAACCCTTGCCCCTGCCCTTGGGAGACTGCAGCAGTGGTGGGgtagctggccctggccctgtacGGCCTCCAGTCCCACCTCGGCCTCCCAGGCCTCCAGAGACAGTTCGAACTGAGCCTGTGGTCCTTGTGTTTGTTGAGAGTGCATACTCACAGCTGGGGCAGGAGATTGTGGCCATCTTGGAGTCTAGCCGTTTTCGTTACAGCACTGAGCTGGCCCCTGGCCGAGGGGACATGCCCACACTTACTGATCATAGTCGTGGCCGCTTTGTCTTGGTCATTTATGAGAACCTGCTCAAGTATGTCAATCTGGATGCCTGGAGTCGGGAACGGCTAGATCGGTACTGTGTGGAGTATGGTGTGGGCATCATTGGCTTTTTCCGAGCCCATGAGCATAGCCTAGTGAGTGCCCAGCTCAAGGGCTTTCCCCTTTTTCTATACTCAAACCTGGGGCTCCGGGACTACCAAGTGAATCCTTCTGCCCCCCTACTGCATCTCACACGCCCCAGCCGCCTGGagccggggccattgcctggTGATGACTGGACCGTCTTTCAATCCAATCACAGCACATACGAACCCGTGCTGCTTGCCAGCCTTCAGTCAGCTGAGCCTCCTGTGCCAGGACCAGTGCCTCGCCGGGCGCGGCTTCCCACTGTGGTACAAGATCTAGGACTTCACGATGGCATCCAGCGGGTGCTCTTTGGCCATGGCCTTTCCTTCTGGCTCCACAAACTTGTTTTTGTTGATGCTGTTGCATATCTCACTGGCAAGCGGCTCTGCCTGGACCTTGACCGCTACATCTTGGTAGACATTGATGACATCTTTGTGGGCAAGGAAGGGACCCGCATGAAGGTGGCTGATGTTGAG GCTCTGTTGACCACCCAGAACAAACTCAGGACCTTAGTCCCCAACTTCACCTTCAACTTGGGCTTCTCGGGCAAGTTCTATCATACTG ggacagaggaggaggacgCAGGGGATGACATGCTGCTGAAGCACCGCAGAGAGTTCTGGTGGTTCCCCCACATGTGGAGCCACATGCAGCCGCATCTGTTCCACAATCGCTCCGTGCTGGCCGACCAAATGAGGCTCAACAAACAGTTTGCTGTG gTGCTGCCACGGCAGACATGTGGCCTCTTCACTCACACAATCTTCTATAATGAGTATCCCGGAGGCTCTCGTGAACTGGACCGGAGCATCCGAGGTGGAGAGCTCTTTCTGACAGTACTGCTCAATCCG ATCAGCATATTTATGACCCATCTGTCCAATTATGGAAATGACCGACTGGGCCTGTACACCTTTGAGAGCCTGGTGCGCTTTCTCCAGTGCTGGACCCGGCTGCGCCTACAGACCCTTCCTCCTGTCCCTCTTGCACAAAAGTACTTTGAACTCTTCCCTCAAGAGCGAAGCCCCCTTTGGCAG AATCCCTGTGACGACAAGAGGCACAAAGATATCTGGTCCAAGGAGAAAACCTGTGATCGGCTCCCCAAGTTCCTCATTGTGGGACCCCAGAAGACAG GGACCACAGCTGTTCACTTCTTCCTGAGCCTGCACCCAGCTGTGACCAGCAATTTCCCTAGCCCCAGCACCTTTGAGGAGATTCAGTTCTTCAGTGGCCCTAATTACCATAAGGGCATTGACTG GTACATGGACTTCTTTCCTGTTCCTTCCAATGCTAGCACTGACTTCCTATTTGAAAAAAGTGCCACCTACTTTGACTCAGAAGTTGTACCACGGCGGGGGGCTGCCCTCCTACCACGAGCCAAGATCATCACTGTGCTCACTAACCCTGCTGACAGGGCCTACTCCTGGTACCAG CACCAGCGAGCAcatggagacccagctgctctgAACTATACCTTCTACCAGGTGATTtcagcctcctcccaggcccctctgGCACTTCGCTCCTTGCAAAAGCGCTGTCTTGTCCCTGGCTACTATTCTACCCATCTACAACGCTGGCTGACTTACTACCCCTCTGGACAG TTGCTGATTATGGATGGAGAAGAGCTGCGTACCAACCCGGCTGCTTCGATGGAAAACATCCAAAAGTTCCTGGGTATCACACCCTTTCAGAACTACACACAGACCCTCAG GTTTGATGAAGGTAAGGGATTCTGGTGCCAGGGACTTGAAGGTGGTAAGACTCGCTGTCTAGGCAAGAGCAAAGGTCGGAGGTACCCAGATATGGACAGTGAA TCCCGACTTTTCCTTACGGATTTTTTTCGGAACCACAATTTGGAGCTGTCGAAGCTCCTGAACCGGCTTGGACAGCCAGTGCCCTCATGGCTTCAGGAAGAACTGCAGCATTCCAGTCTGGGTTAA
- the NDST2 gene encoding bifunctional heparan sulfate N-deacetylase/N-sulfotransferase 2 isoform X1 gives MLKLWKVVRPARQLELHRLILLLIAFSLGSMGFLAYYVSTSPKAKEPLPLPLGDCSSGGVAGPGPVRPPVPPRPPRPPETVRTEPVVLVFVESAYSQLGQEIVAILESSRFRYSTELAPGRGDMPTLTDHSRGRFVLVIYENLLKYVNLDAWSRERLDRYCVEYGVGIIGFFRAHEHSLVSAQLKGFPLFLYSNLGLRDYQVNPSAPLLHLTRPSRLEPGPLPGDDWTVFQSNHSTYEPVLLASLQSAEPPVPGPVPRRARLPTVVQDLGLHDGIQRVLFGHGLSFWLHKLVFVDAVAYLTGKRLCLDLDRYILVDIDDIFVGKEGTRMKVADVEALLTTQNKLRTLVPNFTFNLGFSGKFYHTGTEEEDAGDDMLLKHRREFWWFPHMWSHMQPHLFHNRSVLADQMRLNKQFAVEHGIPTDLGYAVAPHHSGVYPVHTQLYEAWKSVWGIQVTSTEEYPHLRPARYRRGFIHNGIMVLPRQTCGLFTHTIFYNEYPGGSRELDRSIRGGELFLTVLLNPISIFMTHLSNYGNDRLGLYTFESLVRFLQCWTRLRLQTLPPVPLAQKYFELFPQERSPLWQNPCDDKRHKDIWSKEKTCDRLPKFLIVGPQKTGTTAVHFFLSLHPAVTSNFPSPSTFEEIQFFSGPNYHKGIDWYMDFFPVPSNASTDFLFEKSATYFDSEVVPRRGAALLPRAKIITVLTNPADRAYSWYQHQRAHGDPAALNYTFYQVISASSQAPLALRSLQKRCLVPGYYSTHLQRWLTYYPSGQLLIMDGEELRTNPAASMENIQKFLGITPFQNYTQTLRFDEGKGFWCQGLEGGKTRCLGKSKGRRYPDMDSESRLFLTDFFRNHNLELSKLLNRLGQPVPSWLQEELQHSSLG, from the exons atgcTCAAGCTGTGGAAGGTGGTACGCCCAGCTCGACAGCTGGAACTGCATCGCCTCATACTGTTGCTAATCGCTTTCAGTCTGGGCTCCATGGGCTTCCTGGCTTACTACGTATCCACCAGCCCCAAGGCCAAGGAACCCTTGCCCCTGCCCTTGGGAGACTGCAGCAGTGGTGGGgtagctggccctggccctgtacGGCCTCCAGTCCCACCTCGGCCTCCCAGGCCTCCAGAGACAGTTCGAACTGAGCCTGTGGTCCTTGTGTTTGTTGAGAGTGCATACTCACAGCTGGGGCAGGAGATTGTGGCCATCTTGGAGTCTAGCCGTTTTCGTTACAGCACTGAGCTGGCCCCTGGCCGAGGGGACATGCCCACACTTACTGATCATAGTCGTGGCCGCTTTGTCTTGGTCATTTATGAGAACCTGCTCAAGTATGTCAATCTGGATGCCTGGAGTCGGGAACGGCTAGATCGGTACTGTGTGGAGTATGGTGTGGGCATCATTGGCTTTTTCCGAGCCCATGAGCATAGCCTAGTGAGTGCCCAGCTCAAGGGCTTTCCCCTTTTTCTATACTCAAACCTGGGGCTCCGGGACTACCAAGTGAATCCTTCTGCCCCCCTACTGCATCTCACACGCCCCAGCCGCCTGGagccggggccattgcctggTGATGACTGGACCGTCTTTCAATCCAATCACAGCACATACGAACCCGTGCTGCTTGCCAGCCTTCAGTCAGCTGAGCCTCCTGTGCCAGGACCAGTGCCTCGCCGGGCGCGGCTTCCCACTGTGGTACAAGATCTAGGACTTCACGATGGCATCCAGCGGGTGCTCTTTGGCCATGGCCTTTCCTTCTGGCTCCACAAACTTGTTTTTGTTGATGCTGTTGCATATCTCACTGGCAAGCGGCTCTGCCTGGACCTTGACCGCTACATCTTGGTAGACATTGATGACATCTTTGTGGGCAAGGAAGGGACCCGCATGAAGGTGGCTGATGTTGAG GCTCTGTTGACCACCCAGAACAAACTCAGGACCTTAGTCCCCAACTTCACCTTCAACTTGGGCTTCTCGGGCAAGTTCTATCATACTG ggacagaggaggaggacgCAGGGGATGACATGCTGCTGAAGCACCGCAGAGAGTTCTGGTGGTTCCCCCACATGTGGAGCCACATGCAGCCGCATCTGTTCCACAATCGCTCCGTGCTGGCCGACCAAATGAGGCTCAACAAACAGTTTGCTGTG GAGCATGGGATTCCCACGGATCTGGGGTATGCTGTGGCCCCCCACCACTCGGGTGTGTACCCCGTCCACACGCAGCTCTATGAGGCCTGGAAGTCTGTGTGGGGCATCCAGGTGACCAGCACTGAGGAGTATCCTCATCTCCGCCCTGCCCGCTACCGCCGTGGCTTCATTCACAACGGCATTATG gTGCTGCCACGGCAGACATGTGGCCTCTTCACTCACACAATCTTCTATAATGAGTATCCCGGAGGCTCTCGTGAACTGGACCGGAGCATCCGAGGTGGAGAGCTCTTTCTGACAGTACTGCTCAATCCG ATCAGCATATTTATGACCCATCTGTCCAATTATGGAAATGACCGACTGGGCCTGTACACCTTTGAGAGCCTGGTGCGCTTTCTCCAGTGCTGGACCCGGCTGCGCCTACAGACCCTTCCTCCTGTCCCTCTTGCACAAAAGTACTTTGAACTCTTCCCTCAAGAGCGAAGCCCCCTTTGGCAG AATCCCTGTGACGACAAGAGGCACAAAGATATCTGGTCCAAGGAGAAAACCTGTGATCGGCTCCCCAAGTTCCTCATTGTGGGACCCCAGAAGACAG GGACCACAGCTGTTCACTTCTTCCTGAGCCTGCACCCAGCTGTGACCAGCAATTTCCCTAGCCCCAGCACCTTTGAGGAGATTCAGTTCTTCAGTGGCCCTAATTACCATAAGGGCATTGACTG GTACATGGACTTCTTTCCTGTTCCTTCCAATGCTAGCACTGACTTCCTATTTGAAAAAAGTGCCACCTACTTTGACTCAGAAGTTGTACCACGGCGGGGGGCTGCCCTCCTACCACGAGCCAAGATCATCACTGTGCTCACTAACCCTGCTGACAGGGCCTACTCCTGGTACCAG CACCAGCGAGCAcatggagacccagctgctctgAACTATACCTTCTACCAGGTGATTtcagcctcctcccaggcccctctgGCACTTCGCTCCTTGCAAAAGCGCTGTCTTGTCCCTGGCTACTATTCTACCCATCTACAACGCTGGCTGACTTACTACCCCTCTGGACAG TTGCTGATTATGGATGGAGAAGAGCTGCGTACCAACCCGGCTGCTTCGATGGAAAACATCCAAAAGTTCCTGGGTATCACACCCTTTCAGAACTACACACAGACCCTCAG GTTTGATGAAGGTAAGGGATTCTGGTGCCAGGGACTTGAAGGTGGTAAGACTCGCTGTCTAGGCAAGAGCAAAGGTCGGAGGTACCCAGATATGGACAGTGAA TCCCGACTTTTCCTTACGGATTTTTTTCGGAACCACAATTTGGAGCTGTCGAAGCTCCTGAACCGGCTTGGACAGCCAGTGCCCTCATGGCTTCAGGAAGAACTGCAGCATTCCAGTCTGGGTTAA
- the LOC132214599 gene encoding large ribosomal subunit protein eL34-like: LRPFSVAQRLAYRRRLSYNAAFNKTRLSRTPGSRIVCLDKKVRKAPTSPCGVCPGRLRGVRAVRPEVLMSSSKTTKRVSRASGGSVCARCVCDRITRASLTGEQKIAVKVLKAQAQSQKAK, from the exons CTTCGGCCATTCTCCGTGGCCCAGCGTTTGGCATACCGTCGGAGGCTGTCCTACAATGCAGCCTTTAACAAAACTAGGCTGTCCCGAACCCCTGGCAGTAGAATTGTTTGCCTTGATAAGAAGGTTAGGAAAGCACCAACATCTCCATGTGGCGTGTGCCCAGGCCGACTTCGCGGAGTTCGTGCTGTGAGACCTGAGGTTCTAATGAGCTCGTCTAAAACAACGAAGCGTGTCAGCAGGGCCTCTGGTGGGTCCGTGTGTGCCAG GTGTGTCTGTGACAGGATCACGCGTGCTTCCCTTACTGGGGAGCAGAAAATCGCTGTGAAAGTATTGAAGGCACAAGCACAGAGCCAGAAagctaaataa